The Cucumis melo cultivar AY chromosome 5, USDA_Cmelo_AY_1.0, whole genome shotgun sequence genome has a segment encoding these proteins:
- the LOC127149320 gene encoding uncharacterized protein LOC127149320 has translation MPPRTGARKGGRGGQGRGAGRVQPEVQPVAQATDPAAPITHADLAAMEQRFRDLIMQMREEQQQPAPPAPALAPTPVPVVPQVVPDQLSTEAKYLRDFRKYNPTKFDGSLEDPTRAQLWLSSLETIFRYMKCPVDQKV, from the coding sequence atgccgccaaggacaGGTGCACGTaagggtggccgaggaggccaaggaaggggagcaggacgtgttcaacctgaggtgcagcctgtagcccaagccactgacccAGCTGCGCCAATTACTCATGCAGACCTCGCtgctatggagcagaggttcagggatttgattatgcagatgagggaggagcagcagcagcctgccccgccagctcctgcTCTAGCTCCGACTCCAGTTCCTGTTGTGCCCCAGgtcgtgccggatcagttgtcgacAGAGGCCAAGTacttgagggatttcaggaagtataaccccACGAAATTCGATGGGTccttggaggaccccaccagggctcagctgtggttatcgtctttggagaccatatttcggtatatgaagtgccctgTGGATCAGAAAGTTTAG